A window from Citrus sinensis cultivar Valencia sweet orange chromosome 5, DVS_A1.0, whole genome shotgun sequence encodes these proteins:
- the LOC102621360 gene encoding LOB domain-containing protein 39, translating to MSCNGCRVLRKGCSETCILRSCLQWIDTPEAQGNATLFLAKFFGRSDLLSFIAAVPQHQRPALFQSLLFEACGRTVNPVDGAVGLLSSGNWHVCRAAVETVLSGGTLIRPTAPAATTTRTGPKPNNFDKDEGSPPAQSNPSSDGVMTGKRGRGRSPAMSFYSDTTDFQSSKRGGDHHQDKKLLNLFV from the exons ATGAGCTGCAACGGGTGCAGGGTTCTACGGAAGGGATGCAGCGAGACGTGCATACTGAGGTCGTGCTTGCAGTGGATCGACACTCCCGAAGCACAAGGCAACGCCACTCTGTTTCTCGCCAAATTCTTCGGCCGCAGCGATCTCTTGTCCTTCATCGCCGCCGTTCCCCAACACCAGCGACCGG CTTTGTTTCAGTCGTTGTTGTTTGAGGCGTGCGGGCGAACGGTGAACCCCGTGGACGGAGCGGTGGGGTTACTGTCAAGTGGTAACTGGCACGTGTGCCGGGCGGCGGTGGAGACGGTGCTGTCAGGGGGGACTCTGATCAGACCCACAGCGCCAGCAGCAACGACCACTCGGACGGGGCCTAAacctaataattttgataaagatGAAGGTTCGCCGCCCGCTCAGTCAAATCCCTCGTCTGATGGTGTAATGACCGGCAAACGTGGCAGAGGAAGGTCTCCTGCGATGTCGTTTTACTCGGATACGACTGATTTTCAGAGTAGCAAGAGAGGAGGCGATCATCATCAAGACAAGAAGCTTTTAAATCTCTTCGtttga
- the LOC102621646 gene encoding LOW QUALITY PROTEIN: zinc finger protein ZAT10 (The sequence of the model RefSeq protein was modified relative to this genomic sequence to represent the inferred CDS: inserted 2 bases in 1 codon; substituted 1 base at 1 genomic stop codon) — MALEALNSPTTSTPPFHFEEANLHCLEPWTKRKRSKRPHNPPTEEEYLALCLVMLARXAQPPPPPXLTKLVFKCSVCDKAFSSYQALGGHKASHRKGSGGGDEHSASTTTNTNATATTTGVPNATGRTHECSICHKSFPTGQALGGHKRCHYDGGEKSGVTSSGSSSTHSQVSHRDFDLNLPVLPELSPAFFFSGDDEVESPLPAKKPRLFLPPKIEV, encoded by the exons ATGGCACTGGAAGCTCTCAACTCTCCAACTACTTCGACGCCGCCGTTTCACTTCGAAGAAGCTAATCTTCACTGCCTTGAGCCATGGACCAAACGCAAGCGCTCAAAGCGTCCACACAATCCTCCAACTGAAGAAGAGTATCTCGCGCTCTGCCTCGTCATGCTTGCACG GGCACAACCTCCACCGCCGCCTTAACTAACT AAGCTTGTCTTCAAGTGCAGCGTGTGCGACAAGGCGTTTTCTTCTTACCAAGCCTTGGGTGGTCACAAGGCCAGCCACCGTAAGGGATCTGGGGGCGGCGACGAACACTCCGCTTCCACTACCACCAACACCAACGCAACCGCCACGACCACCGGCGTACCGAACGCCACTGGTAGGACCCACGAGTGTTCCATCTGTCACAAGTCCTTCCCCACCGGCCAAGCCTTGGGCGGACACAAACGTTGTCACTACGATGGCGGCGAGAAGAGCGGAGTGACGTCATCCGGGTCCAGTAGCACTCACAGCCAAGTCAGCCACCGTGACTTTGACCTCAACCTCCCTGTCTTACCGGAGCTCTCCCCtgctttcttcttctctggTGATGACGAGGTGGAGAGTCCACTGCCGGCGAAGAAGCCGCGTCTCTTCTTGCCCCCCAAAATCGaagtttaa
- the LOC102621941 gene encoding adenine phosphoribosyltransferase 1-like, which translates to MHAAASLLNSSNLSLRFASQTQTRLSPWIAAPSSVRLPLNRSQNYRIALPPLHSTVSGDSTQPQQMASADVKAQDPRIAGISSAIRVIPDFPKPGIMFQDITTLLLDTKAFRDTIDLFVERYKDKNISVVAGIEARGFIFGPPIALAIGAKFVPMRKPKKLPGEVISEEYSLEYGKDVMEMHVGAVQAGERALIVDDLVATGGTLSAAIRLLERVGVHVVECACVIELPELKGRERLGEKPLFVLVS; encoded by the exons ATGCATGCTGCAGCTTCACTTCTTAACTCTTCAAACCTCTCCCTTCGCTTTGCATCTCAAACGCAGACACGACTCTCTCCCTGGATCGCCGCTCCCTCCTCTGTTCGCCTACCGTTGAACCGCTCGCAAAATTACAGAATTGCACTCCCTCCTCTGCATTCCACCG TGAGTGGTGACTCGACGCAACCTCAACAAATGGCTTCAGCTGACGTAAAAGCACAAGACCCTCGAATCGCTGGGATTTCCTCAGCAATTCGTGTCATCCCAGACTTCCCTAAACCAG GGATTATGTTTCAAGATATCACAACATTGCTTCTTGATACCAAGGCTTTTAGAGATACTATTGATCTGTTCGTTGAGAGGTACAAGGACAAAAACATCTCTGTTGTTGCAG GTATTGAAGCTAGGGGTTTTATATTTGGGCCTCCTATTGCATTGGCTATTGGGGCAAAGTTTGTTCCTATGAGGAAACCTAAGAAGCTTCCTG GGGAGGTTATTTCCGAAGAGTATTCCTTGGAATATGGAAAAGATGTAATGGAGATGCATGTAGGTGCTGTACAAGCAGGGGAGCGTGCTTTAATAGTAGACGATCTAGTTGCAACTGGTGGGACCTTGTCTGCTGCAATCAGGCTACTTG AGCGAGTTGGGGTGCATGTGGTTGAGTGTGCATGCGTGATTGAACTGCCAGAGCTAAAG